A region from the Canis aureus isolate CA01 chromosome 10, VMU_Caureus_v.1.0, whole genome shotgun sequence genome encodes:
- the DMAC1 gene encoding distal membrane-arm assembly complex protein 1, whose translation MGSFVSRSQEPIQVAALPEATHAAEPLPLAAPGAPTSPAEARLFNDCWSCRVLSGSGLVGAGGYVYWVARKPMKLGYAPGPGTITQMVIGISIACWGVIILTDPKGKAFRVD comes from the exons ATGGGGTCTTTCGTTTCCCGGTCTCAGGAGCCGATCCAGGTCGCTGCGCTTCCGGAGGCCACCCACGCCGCCGAGCCCCTGCCCCTCGCCGCACCTGGAGCGCCGACCTCTCCAGCGGAAGCCCGTCTGTTTAATGACTGCTGGAGCTGTCGCGTGCTGTCCGGGTCGGGGCTGGTAGGGGCGGGCGGGTACGTGTACTGGGTGGCGCGGAAGCCCATGAAGCTGGGATACGCCCCGGGTCCGGGCACGATTACGCAGATGGTCATCGGCATCA GCATTGCTTGTTGGGGTGTAATCATCCTAACAGACCCCAAGGGGAAGGCCTTCCGTGTGGATTGA